The nucleotide sequence CAGGGTTTATGTCTGTACACCTGCCAAGCCTTCCAGAAGCCGTCAATGCTGCGCTTGATCAAGGCAAGCCCCGGGAGCTTCATGCCAGGCTTAACTTCATCACTAGCCAAACCAGAGCTCTGAGACGTCTGAGCTTCACGGCGTTCATCCGGGCGCAGAAGCATGATGTCGTCGGTAGCAGCGATCGACCGTTCATGTCGTTCACGATCGTTCTCGATGTAAGAAGGCGGAGGCCTCAGTGATGAAAACATTTTATAGAGGACACGGGAGGCAGTTTGTAGTGGAGGAGGTCGAATGGCCTACAGCAGCACATCGATTGGAATTTATTGTAAGAGCCAAGtttcatttttttttttcacagccttattttaagatttgaGAAGCAGGCTGTTGGCAAATATGCAGCTTATGTCAGGCTTCGCGCTATGGCTGCAAGGAGCACTGACATCTACGCCAATTAATAACGCCTCTTTGCTTCAAATAGAATGCCACAACCCAGTAGAGAGACAGCAGCGTCCATGCCTTGAGCCCGCGACCATACTTCTTCCATTAAGCTTGGAGTTCCCTTGTCTGGAGAAACCTGACTGCCTACCCTTCTACCCATAGTAACAAATGCAATCGAAGACAGGATACAGTACCAATGATATGCTGCCCGGGTAATGCGAAATGCGATATACGCATGAATGATGGCAAAGCGCAGCACCTCCAGCCTTGAATACCTGTATTTCCAGTTTCATGTGTCACCTTTTTGAGTGGCTGCTTATGCCAAGCAATGGGCATGGTAGGACAAACAGAGAAAACATAACTACCCATATTCAAtgttaaaagaaataagctCATGGATtacttcttgctcttgatatAAGGTAGTTTACACTGACGTTTATGTAAAACCGGCAAAAGACACCTGCGATTTCCTCTGGATCCAGGCCAAACTTGGAGGTGAGAACATGCTATAAGTCACCAATCGAGCCCACcttagggagcaagaaaacacaagaccTGATTTTAGGGTGGCAAAATAAACTCcataaaaggtatcctaaactcatcctaaatttatactaAATCACCTaaatccttttattaattaggcttaaGGTCTCGAGTGTTACTTCCTCCCCTAGGCCCACAAGTGAGATTGTAAATGTGGCGGATAACCTTGCTTCAGCTGGTGGAGACAGGAGAGGAAaagagtgttattttgagttgatagtccccacagctgatggctcacatcacgcgcctcacacacacgagaggagaggaaagaagtAAATCAGGAGGATATAAAGATAGACCCCACGCCTTGTGGTCTCCAATGGGCTACCATGGTGAGGGGAGGCCGTaagaaaacttaggatcTTAACCATAAACGATATGAGTTTTCAGCTAAATTTAATCTAATTATAGGGCACTCTTtcctgagtttattttagtatcCTCAAGAGTCGGGTTTCTAGCTTCCTAAGATATAGAAAGAggttattaattaaatataagctcCTactcttaataaactttaagagtccttaaagttattagaaagtattatataatttatttaaagaataatcCAAGGTAGCCCTTAGTAGGTCAAGAGTTagaaaaaataataaaaaggcttcCCCTAGATATATAGTCTTGTAAATGCCTCTAAGGTCAGCCTCTTTGACTTCATAAAGCTAGAAGACCCCAGATTCATGTATTAAGTGTAAGCGGATATTGATCATTTACTCGATTAGTGAATGGAAACTCGCTACAAACTCTATAGATCTTCTCGTTGTACCCTAGAGCTTTTACATTTCCTATTACGCACATGTATATCCGTACTTCTCACCAGATACTTGGCCATTCATAAGCCTTCATCAGACTCACAAAATCCGCCCACTAGCCAAACGCAGTAATTAGCCGCCTCGCGCTGCGCATCCCCGGTTGATCACCATTAGCCCTATGTTGATCATTCCGGACAGGAATATCGGAGACTGGTATACCTTTCTAGcctataaataaaaggatTATGCGTAcgcttataaagtaaagacagttatataataaccaTAAGCATATTAATCAAGCTCAGGCACGAACCCTATCCTCCTTAGATCAATAAAAGTAACCTTCTGCGTCATCCAGAGAATTGTCAAAAATACTATCACCCTGGCCGGAATCAAGGCCAAAAATACAGCACAATGTCGTCTTCACAAACTTCTCAGCTTTAGATTTAACAGCAGACCATTCATTTCTGCGGTCACTGTGTTTCTTCTGGAAGAAGGCAATGACGCAGATCGCAAGCCAGATTTGCTCCTTGATATTCTGCCGGCCTTGGAGTGTTGTGATGAAGGCTGGGATTTCTGGGATGCCGGTGCTTGGAAAGACATTGGCTTCGACAACAGTTGAATCAAACAGACCGTTACCCTCCTGAGCATCAATAAGCAGAGAAAGGTTATCTCCGGCAGCATTTCCGTCCTCGTCATAATCGTCCTCTTCTGGAGAATCTTGGTTGTCTTGTGGATCTTCAAAGGTGTTGCTGCTTAtggccatcctcatcattctGGGTTGCGCCAAAGATCTGTTACTTGTTCCCGATGCCAAGGAGTAACTTCCAACTGATGCTCCTCCAGACGGGGCTTGGGTGGCTACGAACCCAAGATCAGATTGATTGCTGAGGGAGACGCTTGACAATAGACGCTGGCTACTAGCAGGGGCATTGCCAGCAACGTTTGTACGAATACCTGTTCCGTTCATGGTGGCAACGAAGGATGTCTGCGTACTGGCCAAACTGTAGGTCTTGCCAAGCCTGATAATTTCAGCTTCGTTCGCATACTTCTCATCAGGATCGGTGGTCGAAAGAGCTTTGTCTTCAAACGTCTGGATCAGGGCTCGTGCAGCAAGAGTATGGATGACACGGTTGGAGGGTGTTGAAGTGTTGGAGGGTGTTGAAAAGGTATATGAAACCTCTTTCGTTATGGGGCCAGTGTGCATACCAGGAACCTCATACACTATCTTGGCCTGGAAGTCGGGCTTGAATGTACCGCTGATGATAGCATACCAATAGCTGCGAATGGCCCAGAACATAGTCCCAGGTTTGGGGGCCTGTTGAAGTGCGCTTGTGGGTCGAAGGTTGCTGCCTTTGGCTCTGGGACCAAGTTCACTTTGGTTGGGTTGTCGGCGACCGCCTCCTTGGTCCCTACCACTGGAACCTTTAGTCGTTCTGGGTTGAGTAAGTTCCATTCCCCAATCAATTGAACGAACCCGAACTGGTGCAAGATTTATAGAATTGATGAGGGTCTCGGCCTTTTCAGTCTGATGGTCGTCGTAGAGTTCCGACTCAGTTATATAGGCAGTAGCACCAGAGCCAGCTCACGCCAAAGCTTCACACATGCCTCGGGAGACATCATCTCCTAGGCCCGAGACGAAAACCCGCAAGAGTTTAGATTTTGCAGCGGCGTTGGCAACATTCTCTTGAACTGTCTTCGTGGCGGCAGTGACTCCCCAGTCAAGGCCGTcagtgatgacgatgacggagCATCGAGGATTGGAGGCGTTTCGCTCGCTAAAGACAGTCTTGAGAGCCTTATCAATGTCGGTACCACCATGGGCGGTTGTCTTGAGCTGATTTAGAGCATTGGCAACATTGGCCGTGTCGTATGGGACGCTCCGCTTGCCGGGGAGAATAGACGAAGCTGACGTGTTGAAGTTATAAATGTTGAATGTCGAATTCATCTGTCCAGGCAGTAGACCCAACATGGCCCTCACAACACCAATTGCATTCTGAGCTCTTTGCCCACTCATACTACCGCTGCTGTCGACCAGAAAGATGTACTCTAACCAATGATGTTAGCCTGAAGCTATGCCATTGCCTGGGGGCTTGAACATACCATACACATCGGGGTCAAGGTCAAAGTTAGACACTAACGTGAGAGCGAATGCAAACGTTGGGCCTTGGTTACCAGCCGTACTGAGCTGCTCTACTTGGCAATGAGCCTCATCGATCTCAGGTACGGTCCACACGAGAACGAAGTGCTTTGCTATGAACTGCTTGCTCTCAAACTTGACGTAGGCCTTTCAGTctgtcttctgcttctgcttcccCGTGTACCGCTTCTGCCCGAAAGGGGGATAATCGGTACAACGGTCATGGCTGAGAAGCAATTATCTATGCCTGAGTCCTTGAATGGGAACAGCCGGCTGCAATGCGGGTACTGTTATCATCGGCATTTCCTACCCGTATGTGATTGCTGCCAAAACTGATGAACCTACATCGTCTCGAGAAGCTACGGCATGTTGCGACAAAAGTACTGTATGATAGATACCTCATATGTTGTGTTTATCCCTGCAATTTGGTCACATTCCCAAGTCACTTCCACATTCCCTTCCAACTATCTACGAAACTCAGGGAAGACATGCTTTATTAACTTTGAAATATTGAGCACATGATAGCCCAACCAGCATCCCTATGGCAATTCAGCTGGTATCGGCGGCGCCATACTCTCTTATCATTTCCCTAAACCAGATAGTTTGTGTCAATAGTTTTGTGACGCGTAAGCCTTTCTGACTTGCATTAAGACGTGTACAACCTTTTCTGGCAAAGGTGGTTGTGCTCGGGAACTCAGCCGGCATCTCCAGCTCTTGACTGTTGTAGAATACAGCAGTCCTCCATTTTGAGGACTTAAGGTGCATCCGCACATTTGCAGAGTAACCGCCGTAAGAAATGCAATAAAGTCTTCATTATACGCATAGCTTGGGACTCTGCTTATTCCCAGCTACCTgtcttttatagtattagagAGCTAGTTCTAAAGCTCGGTGcgttttcttcttcgtcttctcctcgacttcCCAAACATGCCCTCCGACAGCAACATCCATTACTGTACGCAGTTAGTCGTTCCAGAGGAACTCGCAGAAGAGGAAATCCGAGCCGCCTTGCAAGAGAACCCGGAGAATGCCATCAATTCTCCGGCCATTCCTCTTGCCCTTGCAGGGGGTATCACTCCCAACCAGCGTCTGATACAACCCATCAATCGTCTGGGTTTCTATGTAAATAAAACCTGGAAAAACGGCCGGACCATACGTGTGCGTTTCCTCCCCGGCACAAGTCCTTACGTCCAGGGAAAGGTCAAACAGTATGCCAATGTCTGGTCCAAATATGCCAACATGCATTTCAAATTTGTGGACTCGGCTCCGGAGGAGATTCGCATCAGCTTTGTGAAGGGTGACGGATCTTGGTCAGCTTTTGGTACGGACTGCCTGACCCGACCGAAAAATAACGCCACCATGAATTTCGGTTGGTTTGATGACAAGACTAGCGATGAAGAATTCTCCAGGACAACCATACACGAGTTTGGTCACGCTCTTGGATGTATCCATGAGAATTGTCAGCCCAACGCTGATATTCAATGGAATAAACCAGTCGTGTACGAATCCTACAAGAGATCAGATGGCTGGTCTCCTGAACAAGTCGATTTCCAAGTATTAAAGCACTACGATCGCCGCAGAGACGGAGTCAAGTCTACCAAATACGATCGCCTGTCCATTATGGCATACCCTATCCCCAAAGAATTCACGCTGAATGGATTCTCAGTTCCTTTGAACACCCACCTGTCCGCAACGGACATTGCGTTCATCAGTCGAATCTATCCAAAGCCACGGAAGACTCGCCGTTTGGGCCACGACAATAACCCAGCTTACACTTCAAGTAGCCAATTTGGTGTTGGCGCCTTCACAACCATTTCTGCCGCGTCTGCTGGAAGAGGTGCGAAGGATCACCGGACGCTTATCCAATTCCCTGAGTCATATCCCTCAGCACCATTGATCTCAGCCGGAATCAGCTTTATGGACTTTGATAATTCTGACAACCCACGAGTCAAGTCCCTTGTTGAAGCTGTCCTTCCAAGTCAGGCCGTGCTGAACCTTCATTCGTCTGGTGGCGGTGGTCGTCACGATGCTGGCATGTCCTGGCTCCTATGCCCACCTGGAGATGCAGACTTCCAGTGTGGCTCGTTTACCACCAAAGCCAACAATGCAACCCAATCGATTAGCTTTGATCGTGTATACTCTTCTTCACCCAAGGTAGTTGTGTTCTTCAGCGCCCTGGACATTGACAAGTCTACACCCTGTCGCGTGAAGACATACGCCTCAAACGTGACAAAGAATGGCTTCAAGCTCCATATCGAGACCTGGGACAGTAGCAAGGTCTTAGAATGCGGGGTTTCCTGGGTCGCTGTTCCAGCCAACAAATCAGGTATCGCTATTGGGCCatttggtgaagatgaaaacTTGTATGTTAATGACGGACTCAACAAGGTCGGTGCAGTTAAGTTTGAGCCGAGCTTTACTGAGCCTCCGAGAATCTTTTTGGCGTTGAATAAGTTGAATATTGACAGGGGCGGACATACATGTGTTCGTATCTCTAGTAATCATGTCATGGGAACACAGATGGAGTGGCGCCTTGACACATGGGGAGGCACATCTTTTAAGGAAGCCGGTGCGAGCTTTATTGCTGTTGGTgtttagctatatagtagTCAAGGGTATGGTTATGGGGCATCAGTTTCATGaaatttatatctattagtTCTTACAATGTTCTTTGACTTTAAGGATAGCTTTGTTTGGCTTGCTGTCTTGGCATTAATAGTCGTAAATGTGTCTCCTATATTAGttcctttattatattaaaaccaaagtgtattttctaaccttataactaacttataaacttaatactactactactttctaattaccttaaaccttttCCTTAATAgcactaatatatatattattataaaactttctttaattaagttaagctttttttatatattagtattttttaataattttaatagctatatactatatttaaaagatcctttaagtaaattactatttatatattaaata is from Fusarium musae strain F31 chromosome 4, whole genome shotgun sequence and encodes:
- a CDS encoding hypothetical protein (EggNog:ENOG41), which codes for MSGQRAQNAIGVVRAMLGLLPGQMNSTFNIYNFNTSASSILPGKRSVPYDTANVANALNQLKTTAHGGTDIDKALKTVFSERNASNPRCSVIVITDGLDWGVTAATKTVQENVANAAAKSKLLRVFVSGLGDDVSRGMCEALATTKGSSGRDQGGGRRQPNQSELGPRAKGSNLRPTSALQQAPKPGTMFWAIRSYWYAIISGTFKPDFQAKIVYEVPGMHTGPITKEVSYTFSTPSNTSTPSNRVIHTLAARALIQTFEDKALSTTDPDEKYANEAEIIRLGKTYSLASTQTSFVATMNGTGIRTNVAGNAPASSQRLLSSVSLSNQSDLGFVATQAPSGGASVGSYSLASGTSNRSLAQPRMMRMAISSNTFEDPQDNQDSPEEDDYDEDGNAAGDNLSLLIDAQEGNGLFDSTVVEANVFPSTGIPEIPAFITTLQGRQNIKEQIWLAICVIAFFQKKHSDRRNEWSAVKSKAEKFVKTTLCCIFGLDSGQGDSIFDNSLDDAEGYFY
- a CDS encoding hypothetical protein (MEROPS:MER0156574), whose translation is MPSDSNIHYCTQLVVPEELAEEEIRAALQENPENAINSPAIPLALAGGITPNQRLIQPINRLGFYVNKTWKNGRTIRVRFLPGTSPYVQGKVKQYANVWSKYANMHFKFVDSAPEEIRISFVKGDGSWSAFGTDCLTRPKNNATMNFGWFDDKTSDEEFSRTTIHEFGHALGCIHENCQPNADIQWNKPVVYESYKRSDGWSPEQVDFQVLKHYDRRRDGVKSTKYDRLSIMAYPIPKEFTLNGFSVPLNTHLSATDIAFISRIYPKPRKTRRLGHDNNPAYTSSSQFGVGAFTTISAASAGRGAKDHRTLIQFPESYPSAPLISAGISFMDFDNSDNPRVKSLVEAVLPSQAVLNLHSSGGGGRHDAGMSWLLCPPGDADFQCGSFTTKANNATQSISFDRVYSSSPKVVVFFSALDIDKSTPCRVKTYASNVTKNGFKLHIETWDSSKVLECGVSWVAVPANKSGIAIGPFGEDENLYVNDGLNKVGAVKFEPSFTEPPRIFLALNKLNIDRGGHTCVRISSNHVMGTQMEWRLDTWGGTSFKEAGASFIAVGV